One Spinacia oleracea cultivar Varoflay chromosome 4, BTI_SOV_V1, whole genome shotgun sequence DNA segment encodes these proteins:
- the LOC110790983 gene encoding uncharacterized protein, which translates to MSPSVLPLQIHLPNLQTIQVMPHENLDEVISNDRRSRTQLTEFFRANSATPDGTGYTYAEFPEHYKWEGKEWKKRSNKTVVVGRLDFVTPAEGERYFLRLLLMHVHSPRSFDHLRNVDGYKCATFQEAALRLKLLEEDNAADLCLAEACEVQMPTAFRQLFSTILIFCQPSDPNSLWLKYYDALSEDFRHQFPGSDSKSRELTFRDFGLQHLNAFQDDEFRRTKDIIDALDAPIPHDCIDARNTLNQAHHEAFDSIIDHVLKGKPGAFFIDGPGGTGKTFLYNALYAEVCLMNKIVLPTATSGIAASNIPSGRTAHSRFKIPIDSDASLACDVPKQGSLACLIKETSLIIWDEASMARKENVESLDMLLRDLCDENVLFGGKLVVFGGDFRQVLPVLPRKTQREAVAASLVSSVLWPQFIRFNLTENVRAREDPYFSAFLLSLGNGELQTGENDLVQLPMQIVHPSEGTADPIAELTTIAFPEVDVRRSAPANFTTTAILTPLNEDVDDINATLIDKFPGESVMYRSFDTVLDDNNAIYPPEFIHTLCPGGMSPHKLVLKKNNPVLLLRNILPSSGLCNGTRMICKNFYPNLIECIITTGQHSGNHVLIPRIRLRPSTSSNYPFQF; encoded by the exons ATGTCTCCATCAGTGTTGCCTCTGCAAATACATTTACCTAACTTGCAGACAATCCAGGTCATGCCTCATGAAAATTTAGACGAAGTCATTTCAAATGACAGAAGATCTCGAACTCAACTGACAGAATTCTTTAGGGCAAACTCTGCCACGCCTGATGGGACGGGCTATACATATGCAGAATTCCCCGAGCATTATAAGTGGGAGGGTAAAGAATGGAAAAAAAGAAGCAACAAGACCGTTGTTGTTGGAAGGCTCGATTTTGTAACACCTGCTGAAGGAGAGCGTTACTTCCTCAGATTATTACTGATGCATGTGCATAGCCCGCGCTCCTTTGATCATCTTCGTAATGTTGATGGATATAAGTGTGCCACTTTTCAGGAGGCAGCTTTGCGGCTGAAATTACTAGAGGAAGACAATGCTGCCGACTTATGCTTAGCTGAAGCGTGTGAAGTGCAAATGCCCACTGCTTTCCGGCAACTTTTTTCAACAATTCTGATCTTCTGCCAGCCAAGTGACCCCAATTCCCTCTGGTTGAAGTACTATGACGCTCTCTCTGAAGATTTTAGGCACCAGTTCCCGGGTTCTGACAGCAAGTCAAGGGAACTCACT TTTAGGGACTTTGGCCTACAGCATTTGAATGCCTTTCAAGATGATGAATTCAGGCGAACAAAAGACATTATCGATGCACTTGATGCACCCATACCTCACGACTGCATTGATGCCCGCAACACATTAAACCAAGCACATCATGAGGCATTTGACAGCATTATTGACCACGTTCTCAAGGGGAAACCTGGTGCATTCTTCATAGACGGGCCCGGAGGAACAGGAAAAACGTTCCTATACAATGCTCTCTATGCAGAAGTTTGTTTGATGAACAAGATTGTCCTTCCAACTGCCACATCTGGAATTGCAGCATCAAATATACCTTCTGGGAGGACTGCTCACTCTCGGTTTAAAATACCAATAGATTCTGATGCATCCCTTGCTTGTGATGTTCCTAAACAGGGCAGCCTTGCATGTTTAATAAAAGAAACATCGTTAATTATTTGGGACGAAGCTTCAATGGCAAGGAAAGAAAATGTGGAGTCCCTAGACATGCTTCTTCGAGACTTGTGTGATGAGAATGTCCTTTTTGGTGGCAAGCTTGTGGTTTTTGGTGGCGACTTCCGTCAGGTCCTACCCGTCCTACCACGCAAAACACAGCGAGAAGCTGTTGCCGCTAGCTTGGTCAGTTCTGTTCTTTGGCCTCAATTCATAAGGTTCAACCTCACTGAAAATGTACGGGCAAGAGAAGATCCCTACTTTTCTGCATTTTTGCTTTCTCTCGGAAATGGTGAGCTGCAAACCGGCGAGAATGACCTTGTGCAATTGCCAATGCAGATAGTACACCCATCTGAGGGCACTGCTGACCCTATTGCCGAACTTACAACTATAGCATTTCCCGAGGTAGATGTTCGCAGATCCGCCCCTGCCAATTTCACAACAACGGCTATACTGACCCCCCTGAATGAAGATGTTGACGATATCAATGCTACCTTGATAGACAAATTCCCTGGAGAATCTGTAATGTACAGGAGTTTCGATACAGTCCTTGATGATAATAACGCGATTTATCCTCCTGAGTTTATACACACCCTCTGCCCAGGTGGGATGAGCCCACACAAGCTCGTCTTGAAGAAAAACAACCCTGTTCTTCTGCTACGCAATATCCTACCCTCATCTGGCCTGTGCAATGGGACACGGATGATATGCAAGAACTTCTACCCAAATCTGATTGAATGTATCATCACGACGGGGCAGCACAGCGGAAACCATGTTCTTATACCCCGAATCAGACTGCGCCCTTCTACATCTTCCAATTATCCTTTCCAGTTTTag
- the LOC110790982 gene encoding condensin complex subunit 2 isoform X3, with translation MAETLSPNPIPNPMKQKPPIPAPTSPYFLGSNDDQLERAAARAARAAAFRRKPVEVHHFRSSLPPASCLNRRQIMELFQNCVKLASENKINQKNTWELKLIDHLSEIIEAESEENNAETNFQKASCTLETGVKIYAARVDAWHADAYRVLNGISRVGLEEKEESLIRGDKTSKEREVGRRVKEEERKVSPLSTVESSFETLNVKKLDVAFAVDPLYYQTSAQFDEGGAKGLLLCNLGLYGGCRVLFDSQEIPAKCISPTNSSTSSDLVDVSFAKDCIELMAANLHQQQDISPSLRVLLKQIDLTSDGMERNVHGNVIDSDEVEFNMGTSDPTEDIGVEINDGSCDDTGEWSADSYYDTNVSDNVESKGNPTVEDYYEQSLTNEPIVSDNFENAAWIFSKGMGCKLARNAWAGPDHWTYSKPNGPESTSAHDTGPCAAKRPKYKIISDSDIEFTRSLDDKVPDICVPVKNLKSLLLPPKKVSCTNKLPEDCHYQPEDLVKLFLLPNLMCLGKIRRRVTGPDSLLQSDDFDGSFSSWDNDSTVDGPYDGYNHRDAEDILVSEPRRVDKIEVEYDKTSKQVDVHVLKETLWTLVQGLIQTPEVKKHPGSVSFRQVLTTFPDDCKAAATRDISPHLCFICLLHLANEHGLTIVGCPNLDDLSINLPVACEEETGEVTQASS, from the exons ATGGCGGAAACCCTATCCCCCAATCCAATTCCAAATCCGATGAAGCAAAAACCACCAATACCGGCTCCTACGAGCCCATATTTCTTAGGCTCCAATGATGACCAACTCGAACGCGCTGCCGCACGAGCCGCTCGTGCCGCCGCTTTCCGCCGGAAGCCTGTCGAAGTTCATCATTTTCGAAGTTCTCTCCCCCCTGCCTCCTGCCTTAACCGCCGTCAAATTATGGAGTTGTTCCAAAACTGCGTTAAGCTTGCCAGTGAAAAT AAAATAAATCAGAAGAATACGTGGGAACTGAAGTTAATTGATCATCTTAGTGAGATTATTGAAGCTGAATCAGAAGAAAACAATGCTGAAACCAACTTTCAGAAG GCAAGTTGTACTCTGGAAACTGGGGTGAAGATTTATGCTGCGAGGGTTGATGCATGGCATGCTGATGCATATAGAGTCCTGAATGGAATCAGCAGAGTTGGTCTAGAAGAAAAGGAAG AATCTTTAATTAGAGGAGACAAAACCAGCAAGGAGAGAGAGGTGGGCAGGCGTGTAAAGGAAGAAGAGAGAAAG GTGTCACCTTTATCAACAGTGGAGTCATCCTTTGAAACTTTGAATGTTAAGAAGTTAGATG TTGCATTTGCAGTAGATCCTCTGTATTATCAGACCTCTGCACAGTTTGATGAAGGTGGGGCTAAGGGTCTCCTTCTGTGTAATCTTGGACTGTATGGAGGGTGCAGGGTACTTTTCGATTCCCAAGAAATCCCAGCAAAGTGCATATCACCCACAAATAGTAGTACAAGTTCTGATCTGGTTGATGTCTCTTTCGCTAAAG ATTGTATTGAGCTAATGGCGGCAAACTTGCATCAGCAACAAGATATATCTCCTAGTCTTAGAGTTTTACTAAAGCAGATTGACTTGACATCTGATGGCATGGAACGAAATGTCCATGGAAATGTAATTGATTCAGATGAAGTTGAGTTCAATATGGGCACCAGTGACCCAACTGAGGATATAGGGGTTGAGATTAATGATGGTTCTTGTGATGATACTGGGGAATGGTCTGCAGATAGTTACTACGATACAAATGTTTCTGATAATGTAGAAAGCAAGGGTAATCCTACAGTGGAAGACTACTATGAG CAATCACTCACCAATGAACCTATTGTGAGTGATAACTTTGAGAATGCTGCTTGGATTTTCAGTAAAGGAATGGGATGTAAATTAGCACGTAATGCATGGGCTGGACCTGACCACTGGACTTATTCAAAACCCAATG GTCCAGAAAGTACTTCAGCGCATGATACCGGGCCGTGTGCTGCAAAGAGaccaaaatataaaattatttcGGATTCAGATATTGAGTTCACCAGAAGTTTGGATGATAAAGTTCCTGATATATGTGTTCCAGTTAAAAATCTGAAGTCTTTGCTTCTTCCTCCTAAAAAGGTCTCATGTACAAACAAGCTTCCTGAGGATTGCCATTATCAACCGGAGGATCTTGTGAAGTTGTTTCTTCTTCCAAATTTAATG TGCCTTGGGAAAATAAGAAGAAGAGTTACAG GTCCTGACTCGTTGCTGCAATCAGATGATTTTGATGGATCGTTTTCTTCATGGGACAATGATAGTACAGTTGATGGGCCATATGATGGTTATAATCACAGAGATGCAGAGGACATACTTGTTTCTGAACCTCGTAGG GTTGATAAAATTGAAGTTGAATATGACAAAACTTCAAAACAAGTTGATGTACATGTGCTGAAGGAAACACTTTGGACCCTTGTGCAAGGATTAATTCAAACGCCTGAAGTG AAGAAGCATCCGGGTTCTGTATCTTTTAGACAAGTGTTGACCACCTTTCCTGACGATTGCAAAGCTGCTGCAACTCGTGATATTTCTCCTCATCTATGTTTCATCTGCCTTCTGCATCTTGCAAATGAACATGGACTGACAATCGTAGGCTGCCCCAATTTGGATGACCTCAGTATAAATCTTCCTGTTGCATGTGAGGAAGAAACAGGTGAAGTGACACAAGCATCATCATAA
- the LOC110790982 gene encoding condensin complex subunit 2 isoform X2, with protein sequence MAETLSPNPIPNPMKQKPPIPAPTSPYFLGSNDDQLERAAARAARAAAFRRKPVEVHHFRSSLPPASCLNRRQIMELFQNCVKLASENKINQKNTWELKLIDHLSEIIEAESEENNAETNFQKASCTLETGVKIYAARVDAWHADAYRVLNGISRVGLEEKEESLIRGDKTSKEREVGRRVKEEERKVSPLSTVESSFETLNVKKLDVAFAVDPLYYQTSAQFDEGGAKGLLLCNLGLYGGCRVLFDSQEIPAKCISPTNSSTSSDLVDVSFAKDCIELMAANLHQQQDISPSLRVLLKQIDLTSDGMERNVHGNVIDSDEVEFNMGTSDPTEDIGVEINDGSCDDTGEWSADSYYDTNVSDNVESKGNPTVEDYYEQSLTNEPIVSDNFENAAWIFSKGMGCKLARNAWAGPDHWTYSKPNGPESTSAHDTGPCAAKRPKYKIISDSDIEFTRSLDDKVPDICVPVKNLKSLLLPPKKVSCTNKLPEDCHYQPEDLVKLFLLPNLMCLGKIRRRVTGPDSLLQSDDFDGSFSSWDNDSTVDGPYDGYNHRDAEDILVSEPRRVDKIEVEYDKTSKQVDVHVLKETLWTLVQGLIQTPEVKHPGSVSFRQVLTTFPDDCKAAATRDISPHLCFICLLHLANEHGLTIVGCPNLDDLSINLPVACEEETGATGCDECICAASTITTYPAGLYSIDKILVLFLLTFMCSLFSFSYSLQLYAGYFFPVLIFEWQVFLQFQLPTNLLYS encoded by the exons ATGGCGGAAACCCTATCCCCCAATCCAATTCCAAATCCGATGAAGCAAAAACCACCAATACCGGCTCCTACGAGCCCATATTTCTTAGGCTCCAATGATGACCAACTCGAACGCGCTGCCGCACGAGCCGCTCGTGCCGCCGCTTTCCGCCGGAAGCCTGTCGAAGTTCATCATTTTCGAAGTTCTCTCCCCCCTGCCTCCTGCCTTAACCGCCGTCAAATTATGGAGTTGTTCCAAAACTGCGTTAAGCTTGCCAGTGAAAAT AAAATAAATCAGAAGAATACGTGGGAACTGAAGTTAATTGATCATCTTAGTGAGATTATTGAAGCTGAATCAGAAGAAAACAATGCTGAAACCAACTTTCAGAAG GCAAGTTGTACTCTGGAAACTGGGGTGAAGATTTATGCTGCGAGGGTTGATGCATGGCATGCTGATGCATATAGAGTCCTGAATGGAATCAGCAGAGTTGGTCTAGAAGAAAAGGAAG AATCTTTAATTAGAGGAGACAAAACCAGCAAGGAGAGAGAGGTGGGCAGGCGTGTAAAGGAAGAAGAGAGAAAG GTGTCACCTTTATCAACAGTGGAGTCATCCTTTGAAACTTTGAATGTTAAGAAGTTAGATG TTGCATTTGCAGTAGATCCTCTGTATTATCAGACCTCTGCACAGTTTGATGAAGGTGGGGCTAAGGGTCTCCTTCTGTGTAATCTTGGACTGTATGGAGGGTGCAGGGTACTTTTCGATTCCCAAGAAATCCCAGCAAAGTGCATATCACCCACAAATAGTAGTACAAGTTCTGATCTGGTTGATGTCTCTTTCGCTAAAG ATTGTATTGAGCTAATGGCGGCAAACTTGCATCAGCAACAAGATATATCTCCTAGTCTTAGAGTTTTACTAAAGCAGATTGACTTGACATCTGATGGCATGGAACGAAATGTCCATGGAAATGTAATTGATTCAGATGAAGTTGAGTTCAATATGGGCACCAGTGACCCAACTGAGGATATAGGGGTTGAGATTAATGATGGTTCTTGTGATGATACTGGGGAATGGTCTGCAGATAGTTACTACGATACAAATGTTTCTGATAATGTAGAAAGCAAGGGTAATCCTACAGTGGAAGACTACTATGAG CAATCACTCACCAATGAACCTATTGTGAGTGATAACTTTGAGAATGCTGCTTGGATTTTCAGTAAAGGAATGGGATGTAAATTAGCACGTAATGCATGGGCTGGACCTGACCACTGGACTTATTCAAAACCCAATG GTCCAGAAAGTACTTCAGCGCATGATACCGGGCCGTGTGCTGCAAAGAGaccaaaatataaaattatttcGGATTCAGATATTGAGTTCACCAGAAGTTTGGATGATAAAGTTCCTGATATATGTGTTCCAGTTAAAAATCTGAAGTCTTTGCTTCTTCCTCCTAAAAAGGTCTCATGTACAAACAAGCTTCCTGAGGATTGCCATTATCAACCGGAGGATCTTGTGAAGTTGTTTCTTCTTCCAAATTTAATG TGCCTTGGGAAAATAAGAAGAAGAGTTACAG GTCCTGACTCGTTGCTGCAATCAGATGATTTTGATGGATCGTTTTCTTCATGGGACAATGATAGTACAGTTGATGGGCCATATGATGGTTATAATCACAGAGATGCAGAGGACATACTTGTTTCTGAACCTCGTAGG GTTGATAAAATTGAAGTTGAATATGACAAAACTTCAAAACAAGTTGATGTACATGTGCTGAAGGAAACACTTTGGACCCTTGTGCAAGGATTAATTCAAACGCCTGAAGTG AAGCATCCGGGTTCTGTATCTTTTAGACAAGTGTTGACCACCTTTCCTGACGATTGCAAAGCTGCTGCAACTCGTGATATTTCTCCTCATCTATGTTTCATCTGCCTTCTGCATCTTGCAAATGAACATGGACTGACAATCGTAGGCTGCCCCAATTTGGATGACCTCAGTATAAATCTTCCTGTTGCATGTGAGGAAGAAACAG GCGCCACTGGATGTGATGAATGCATCTGTGCAGCCTCAACCATCACCACTTACCCTGCTGGTTTATATTCAATTGATAAAATCCTGGTATTATTCTTACTAACTTTCATGTGcagtttattttccttttcatACTCACTCCAGTTATATGCGGGATATTTTTTCCCTGTTTTGATATTTGAATGGCAAGTCTTCTTGCAGTTCCAACTCCCTACTAATCTACTATACAGTTAG
- the LOC110790982 gene encoding condensin complex subunit 2 isoform X1: MAETLSPNPIPNPMKQKPPIPAPTSPYFLGSNDDQLERAAARAARAAAFRRKPVEVHHFRSSLPPASCLNRRQIMELFQNCVKLASENKINQKNTWELKLIDHLSEIIEAESEENNAETNFQKASCTLETGVKIYAARVDAWHADAYRVLNGISRVGLEEKEESLIRGDKTSKEREVGRRVKEEERKVSPLSTVESSFETLNVKKLDVAFAVDPLYYQTSAQFDEGGAKGLLLCNLGLYGGCRVLFDSQEIPAKCISPTNSSTSSDLVDVSFAKDCIELMAANLHQQQDISPSLRVLLKQIDLTSDGMERNVHGNVIDSDEVEFNMGTSDPTEDIGVEINDGSCDDTGEWSADSYYDTNVSDNVESKGNPTVEDYYEQSLTNEPIVSDNFENAAWIFSKGMGCKLARNAWAGPDHWTYSKPNGPESTSAHDTGPCAAKRPKYKIISDSDIEFTRSLDDKVPDICVPVKNLKSLLLPPKKVSCTNKLPEDCHYQPEDLVKLFLLPNLMCLGKIRRRVTGPDSLLQSDDFDGSFSSWDNDSTVDGPYDGYNHRDAEDILVSEPRRVDKIEVEYDKTSKQVDVHVLKETLWTLVQGLIQTPEVKKHPGSVSFRQVLTTFPDDCKAAATRDISPHLCFICLLHLANEHGLTIVGCPNLDDLSINLPVACEEETGATGCDECICAASTITTYPAGLYSIDKILVLFLLTFMCSLFSFSYSLQLYAGYFFPVLIFEWQVFLQFQLPTNLLYS, translated from the exons ATGGCGGAAACCCTATCCCCCAATCCAATTCCAAATCCGATGAAGCAAAAACCACCAATACCGGCTCCTACGAGCCCATATTTCTTAGGCTCCAATGATGACCAACTCGAACGCGCTGCCGCACGAGCCGCTCGTGCCGCCGCTTTCCGCCGGAAGCCTGTCGAAGTTCATCATTTTCGAAGTTCTCTCCCCCCTGCCTCCTGCCTTAACCGCCGTCAAATTATGGAGTTGTTCCAAAACTGCGTTAAGCTTGCCAGTGAAAAT AAAATAAATCAGAAGAATACGTGGGAACTGAAGTTAATTGATCATCTTAGTGAGATTATTGAAGCTGAATCAGAAGAAAACAATGCTGAAACCAACTTTCAGAAG GCAAGTTGTACTCTGGAAACTGGGGTGAAGATTTATGCTGCGAGGGTTGATGCATGGCATGCTGATGCATATAGAGTCCTGAATGGAATCAGCAGAGTTGGTCTAGAAGAAAAGGAAG AATCTTTAATTAGAGGAGACAAAACCAGCAAGGAGAGAGAGGTGGGCAGGCGTGTAAAGGAAGAAGAGAGAAAG GTGTCACCTTTATCAACAGTGGAGTCATCCTTTGAAACTTTGAATGTTAAGAAGTTAGATG TTGCATTTGCAGTAGATCCTCTGTATTATCAGACCTCTGCACAGTTTGATGAAGGTGGGGCTAAGGGTCTCCTTCTGTGTAATCTTGGACTGTATGGAGGGTGCAGGGTACTTTTCGATTCCCAAGAAATCCCAGCAAAGTGCATATCACCCACAAATAGTAGTACAAGTTCTGATCTGGTTGATGTCTCTTTCGCTAAAG ATTGTATTGAGCTAATGGCGGCAAACTTGCATCAGCAACAAGATATATCTCCTAGTCTTAGAGTTTTACTAAAGCAGATTGACTTGACATCTGATGGCATGGAACGAAATGTCCATGGAAATGTAATTGATTCAGATGAAGTTGAGTTCAATATGGGCACCAGTGACCCAACTGAGGATATAGGGGTTGAGATTAATGATGGTTCTTGTGATGATACTGGGGAATGGTCTGCAGATAGTTACTACGATACAAATGTTTCTGATAATGTAGAAAGCAAGGGTAATCCTACAGTGGAAGACTACTATGAG CAATCACTCACCAATGAACCTATTGTGAGTGATAACTTTGAGAATGCTGCTTGGATTTTCAGTAAAGGAATGGGATGTAAATTAGCACGTAATGCATGGGCTGGACCTGACCACTGGACTTATTCAAAACCCAATG GTCCAGAAAGTACTTCAGCGCATGATACCGGGCCGTGTGCTGCAAAGAGaccaaaatataaaattatttcGGATTCAGATATTGAGTTCACCAGAAGTTTGGATGATAAAGTTCCTGATATATGTGTTCCAGTTAAAAATCTGAAGTCTTTGCTTCTTCCTCCTAAAAAGGTCTCATGTACAAACAAGCTTCCTGAGGATTGCCATTATCAACCGGAGGATCTTGTGAAGTTGTTTCTTCTTCCAAATTTAATG TGCCTTGGGAAAATAAGAAGAAGAGTTACAG GTCCTGACTCGTTGCTGCAATCAGATGATTTTGATGGATCGTTTTCTTCATGGGACAATGATAGTACAGTTGATGGGCCATATGATGGTTATAATCACAGAGATGCAGAGGACATACTTGTTTCTGAACCTCGTAGG GTTGATAAAATTGAAGTTGAATATGACAAAACTTCAAAACAAGTTGATGTACATGTGCTGAAGGAAACACTTTGGACCCTTGTGCAAGGATTAATTCAAACGCCTGAAGTG AAGAAGCATCCGGGTTCTGTATCTTTTAGACAAGTGTTGACCACCTTTCCTGACGATTGCAAAGCTGCTGCAACTCGTGATATTTCTCCTCATCTATGTTTCATCTGCCTTCTGCATCTTGCAAATGAACATGGACTGACAATCGTAGGCTGCCCCAATTTGGATGACCTCAGTATAAATCTTCCTGTTGCATGTGAGGAAGAAACAG GCGCCACTGGATGTGATGAATGCATCTGTGCAGCCTCAACCATCACCACTTACCCTGCTGGTTTATATTCAATTGATAAAATCCTGGTATTATTCTTACTAACTTTCATGTGcagtttattttccttttcatACTCACTCCAGTTATATGCGGGATATTTTTTCCCTGTTTTGATATTTGAATGGCAAGTCTTCTTGCAGTTCCAACTCCCTACTAATCTACTATACAGTTAG
- the LOC110790982 gene encoding condensin complex subunit 2 isoform X4: MAETLSPNPIPNPMKQKPPIPAPTSPYFLGSNDDQLERAAARAARAAAFRRKPVEVHHFRSSLPPASCLNRRQIMELFQNCVKLASENKINQKNTWELKLIDHLSEIIEAESEENNAETNFQKASCTLETGVKIYAARVDAWHADAYRVLNGISRVGLEEKEESLIRGDKTSKEREVGRRVKEEERKVSPLSTVESSFETLNVKKLDVAFAVDPLYYQTSAQFDEGGAKGLLLCNLGLYGGCRVLFDSQEIPAKCISPTNSSTSSDLVDVSFAKDCIELMAANLHQQQDISPSLRVLLKQIDLTSDGMERNVHGNVIDSDEVEFNMGTSDPTEDIGVEINDGSCDDTGEWSADSYYDTNVSDNVESKGNPTVEDYYEQSLTNEPIVSDNFENAAWIFSKGMGCKLARNAWAGPDHWTYSKPNGPESTSAHDTGPCAAKRPKYKIISDSDIEFTRSLDDKVPDICVPVKNLKSLLLPPKKVSCTNKLPEDCHYQPEDLVKLFLLPNLMCLGKIRRRVTGPDSLLQSDDFDGSFSSWDNDSTVDGPYDGYNHRDAEDILVSEPRRVDKIEVEYDKTSKQVDVHVLKETLWTLVQGLIQTPEVKHPGSVSFRQVLTTFPDDCKAAATRDISPHLCFICLLHLANEHGLTIVGCPNLDDLSINLPVACEEETGEVTQASS; the protein is encoded by the exons ATGGCGGAAACCCTATCCCCCAATCCAATTCCAAATCCGATGAAGCAAAAACCACCAATACCGGCTCCTACGAGCCCATATTTCTTAGGCTCCAATGATGACCAACTCGAACGCGCTGCCGCACGAGCCGCTCGTGCCGCCGCTTTCCGCCGGAAGCCTGTCGAAGTTCATCATTTTCGAAGTTCTCTCCCCCCTGCCTCCTGCCTTAACCGCCGTCAAATTATGGAGTTGTTCCAAAACTGCGTTAAGCTTGCCAGTGAAAAT AAAATAAATCAGAAGAATACGTGGGAACTGAAGTTAATTGATCATCTTAGTGAGATTATTGAAGCTGAATCAGAAGAAAACAATGCTGAAACCAACTTTCAGAAG GCAAGTTGTACTCTGGAAACTGGGGTGAAGATTTATGCTGCGAGGGTTGATGCATGGCATGCTGATGCATATAGAGTCCTGAATGGAATCAGCAGAGTTGGTCTAGAAGAAAAGGAAG AATCTTTAATTAGAGGAGACAAAACCAGCAAGGAGAGAGAGGTGGGCAGGCGTGTAAAGGAAGAAGAGAGAAAG GTGTCACCTTTATCAACAGTGGAGTCATCCTTTGAAACTTTGAATGTTAAGAAGTTAGATG TTGCATTTGCAGTAGATCCTCTGTATTATCAGACCTCTGCACAGTTTGATGAAGGTGGGGCTAAGGGTCTCCTTCTGTGTAATCTTGGACTGTATGGAGGGTGCAGGGTACTTTTCGATTCCCAAGAAATCCCAGCAAAGTGCATATCACCCACAAATAGTAGTACAAGTTCTGATCTGGTTGATGTCTCTTTCGCTAAAG ATTGTATTGAGCTAATGGCGGCAAACTTGCATCAGCAACAAGATATATCTCCTAGTCTTAGAGTTTTACTAAAGCAGATTGACTTGACATCTGATGGCATGGAACGAAATGTCCATGGAAATGTAATTGATTCAGATGAAGTTGAGTTCAATATGGGCACCAGTGACCCAACTGAGGATATAGGGGTTGAGATTAATGATGGTTCTTGTGATGATACTGGGGAATGGTCTGCAGATAGTTACTACGATACAAATGTTTCTGATAATGTAGAAAGCAAGGGTAATCCTACAGTGGAAGACTACTATGAG CAATCACTCACCAATGAACCTATTGTGAGTGATAACTTTGAGAATGCTGCTTGGATTTTCAGTAAAGGAATGGGATGTAAATTAGCACGTAATGCATGGGCTGGACCTGACCACTGGACTTATTCAAAACCCAATG GTCCAGAAAGTACTTCAGCGCATGATACCGGGCCGTGTGCTGCAAAGAGaccaaaatataaaattatttcGGATTCAGATATTGAGTTCACCAGAAGTTTGGATGATAAAGTTCCTGATATATGTGTTCCAGTTAAAAATCTGAAGTCTTTGCTTCTTCCTCCTAAAAAGGTCTCATGTACAAACAAGCTTCCTGAGGATTGCCATTATCAACCGGAGGATCTTGTGAAGTTGTTTCTTCTTCCAAATTTAATG TGCCTTGGGAAAATAAGAAGAAGAGTTACAG GTCCTGACTCGTTGCTGCAATCAGATGATTTTGATGGATCGTTTTCTTCATGGGACAATGATAGTACAGTTGATGGGCCATATGATGGTTATAATCACAGAGATGCAGAGGACATACTTGTTTCTGAACCTCGTAGG GTTGATAAAATTGAAGTTGAATATGACAAAACTTCAAAACAAGTTGATGTACATGTGCTGAAGGAAACACTTTGGACCCTTGTGCAAGGATTAATTCAAACGCCTGAAGTG AAGCATCCGGGTTCTGTATCTTTTAGACAAGTGTTGACCACCTTTCCTGACGATTGCAAAGCTGCTGCAACTCGTGATATTTCTCCTCATCTATGTTTCATCTGCCTTCTGCATCTTGCAAATGAACATGGACTGACAATCGTAGGCTGCCCCAATTTGGATGACCTCAGTATAAATCTTCCTGTTGCATGTGAGGAAGAAACAGGTGAAGTGACACAAGCATCATCATAA